The genomic segment aatgGAGAATAGATTTGTTGGGGTCAAGGCCAAAACCAGCCCCACACTGCATGAAACACAATAAAGTGTGGAACCTGCAAACTATAGAAACATCTACAAGACAAATTCAATTTAAGGAATCATCAGAGACTTTTTGTACCTTTGTTTTCTATGAGCAAACATAAACAGAGAATAACCATGTTATTGACCACTCCTTATCTCCAATGTTTCACCACCACTGaccttaaaaagaaaatatttagaGCAAAGTTCAGTTTGTTAGGTTGTTTTTCGTCCTCCCATAGAAACCCTCATCAAGTACCATGTCCTTTTATTCTGGAGACCTTGAGACCAATCTCACGTCCCACAACACTGAATGGAGCTTCTTAGAAAAAGTAGTTTAAGCTATTTtgagaacaaataaaaatgaactaGACACGGACAAAATcatgacacaaaacacaaatgccaCCAAATATTGTCTCTCAGTTGAGTTTATTGCATAGCGCCCAACTCaagtgtcataaaaacaacaacagaacatatTCCAGTGTTCAATATTCATGAGAAAATGCCAGGActgtcatgtttttgattataGCAGAGAAGCAACGgtgaaatgaaaacaggaagaaaacaaagaaacaattcTACTCTTCTTAAGGCCCAAAAGTGTTTGTAGTTTGTTGGTAACTACACAGACAATGGCAAGAAAGTGTCTTTAACTTCACTATGCAAATGTGAATGTAGATGAGCTACCAGCAGCCGACTGCTAGTTAAACTATTTAAATGACATGAAGTTCACTCCtggctgtatatatatatagtctatGTGATGTCAGTCACAACAAAGGTCTAAGCCAGCAGCTTAACTCAGTGTCCTCCTTTAAATCTTTTCCTAAAGCTCACTTGTGTTGTATGGCTTTTTCTGAACTGATGTTATTTAACGTTATTCTTAAATTCATGTTTTAATCTTGTTCAAATCTTCTGGATGATAATGTGTTTGTAAGATTGATTTTTGAAAGGGGCTCAACAAATacagattcttcttctttttattatgattatgacgatgatgatgaggatgatgatgatgatgatgatgatgatgatgattataataataataataataataataataataataataataataataataacaacaaaaaggtTTAATACAGTAAGAAGACAGCTGAACATGACTGTGACAGGAGAAACTCAGAGGCAGGGTGTTGGGTGTTGTTGGATCCAGTAGGTGGCGCCCTTTCATTTCAAATGAAGAAGAGTCTAAACTCACATGAAGTGACTTCTCAGGTCCTGCTCGGCCTGTGCAGTCTGTTTGTTCCTGAGCAGTCCCATCTTTGTCAGTATTATGGTTTTATGCTTCCACGCTGAACACAGATTCACTCTCACATGAACACATTAGGCTTCAGGCCCAAATCCATTATCAGAAAATGCTCCGTCCCTCGAGATCCACACAAAGAATCTATTGACAAACTAGTTGTGCAGCTTGTTTCATGCAGAGGttttattatatcattatgTATCGCTGCCATCTGTTGTATTGTTAATGGGACAGGTGTTCACTGACCACACGTGTTTAGACAAGCAAATAATGAATCAGTGGAACAGACTGCAAATACTGTCAGACAACAGGAAGATAAAACATGATTcttctttaaaatgtttgatattacAGTGTATGGATTTAATGTTGGCTCATGTAAACGGCTCTCTGTGGACAAAGTGACAGCGGAGAGCTGAAACTGAGCTGCTGAACATGTAACACAACACCAGGAGGGAGGATTATGGATACCAACCTATACAACAGAACATTTTCTGTCATGTAATTATTAAGTATGTAACCATATATCAATACAGTTATGTCATGATCTAAAACAACATTTGAGAAACTGTTCATGGATAAAATGTAGGGATAAAAAATGGCTAAATTTAGAGGTGGAAAGGAACCAAAACCAATTTCTGCTCATTTAAACATCAATATGAGAAGATTTCATAGAGAAATACTGCActacaacatttattttacaggaATAATCACAGGTTCATATCACagttttgcattcaaacacataaatacactaAAAAACAATCAGTAATTAAATAAATAGTTCCACCTACAGCAGCCTCAACATTGGATGCTGGTTACATTTAATTCATCCATGATAACAATACATAAATTATAATGAATTATTCCTGATACTGCTGTGTTTTGTAGGGAATACTCATCTCCTTTTTCTTCCATGCAAATACATCAACTACCGGCTATACCAGCAATGTGTATGATACGATGTGTAATATATTGTGTTCATAACTTTGTGTTTCTTATTTAGAATATTATTATAAACACCTTCTCTTTAAAATGTCCTTTGTTATTTTCAAAGAACTTATTCATCCTGTCAATTACCTTTGCGTTCCTTTGATTACTGAAATAATGTTCAAAATGTGCATcaagcacaacaacaacaaaacatcactGAGTTGTGCTAATGTGTAAACTGTGTATTCTACTTGGTCTCATGTACGTGGAGGTACTTTATCACCACCATGGAGCAGCGTGAGGAAACATTGAGCACATTTTGAATGAAAGTCCTACTTGATAATAAAATTATCATCGTGACAATAGTCAGCAGCTCTCCGTTTACAGCCAACTTGAAGGGTTTTGAAAAGCCTGAAATCACCCTGTTCAGGGGACTTTTTATCACTTGTCAGACCCTTGAGCCAACAAAAGGCACAAAATGGCCTAAGGACATGCAATATTACTACAGAGAGATGCCAAACAACCACATATGAATAcagaacaaccacaaagagatgaAAACCATACAGAGAGGTACAAAGCAACTAAAGGGTGGTACAGAATAAttgcaaagacacaaaacaagacacaaacatacagagaTGCAAAGTGACTAAAAGTGGTACAAAAGCCCAAAAGAGGCACGAAGACACATAGAAACACTGTGAAGGGACAAATATGTATAAAATCTCTAAAAATGGTCATAAAGGGTGCCAAAGGACCAAACATAGACCCAAGTGAACCACAAAGCCTTGCAAATCATCTACAAACAGCTGCAAAGTGACggaaaagagacacaaaacttcCTTGTAGTTGTTACGTGTCTTTGAATCTGTGGATCTTCCTGAGGAGTGAGAGGTCCCTAACATATCTGAGCCCAGAGCCTCATTGTCACATAATCCATCCATGATCGTCACTACAGATCAGCTTTAATCAGGGTTTTCTTAATGTTAAACAGCTCGATGAAGGTACAGTAAATCAACCGGTCATCCCATCAGTAGCTCAGCTCTGCTCAGCTTCACAGGCCTCGTTAGTATTCAAAGGGAACCGGCTTCACCGCGGAGGGCAATTACGTTCACAGAAAATTAACATTCATTGTGTGTCAGTGACATTATGTGAGTATCTGTCTCAGTATGAAGCATCCAGGGAGCAGGAGCCGCGTAATCAATATCTATTAGCCCTCCCATCAGAAGAATTAGATTTCACTATTAGATCAGCCCGCTCCCCCGACTCCACGTCAAACATTATAAGTCGACTGGACATGTCATGCTCCGATGTAGCCGGCTAATGAAAGAGATCATGTTGAACTCAAATACAATAAGAGGAAATATGATACGACTCAGGAGGAGCTGTTCTGAGTGGAGGCCAGTAGGTGGCAGGAGAGACACAAAAAGGTGAAGCAGAGAGTGgctttcacattttattaatattgacATGGGTACATACATAAATGAGTAACTCATGAGTAATGTCAGAAATCAGGATTTGTTTCTCTTAGAAcggctctttgtgtttttttacaaacCAAATTCAACAAATGACAGAGAATGAAACGCAGATGGCGGATTACACATGTTTCAGTTCATACAGCGTCGTCTTCTTATAAAATCAGATCATCAGATGATAGGAAAAAGTTTTGGTTTCGTCTCTTGTGACCCACAGATGCGTGTGATGATAGAAAAAACCCTGAAACGGAGAAGATTATGTCACTGGATTCGTGTTAAAATAGTCTAAACTGTACATCTATAAACGGCTCAGGACTGTTTTTAAACATCTTCGAGCTCGGTGAAAGAGAAATCATTCATTGAGCGTCTGTTGAAGTAAGTGCTCCTGATAATGCGCTCTGTTTTAAACATATTCTGGATAAAAGAATTTGGTATCGGACGGCATGGTCAAATTCAGAAATGTTGCCCATTTAAAGTGCTTAACAACATGTACAGTgttacaaacaaaacatctaaacaatgaataaattaaaCCAATGACAGATCAATAACAAATAGATGTAAAAACTCAAGATATTCAAACAAGCAACGAAAGCTAAATAATGACGATTCATCTTGAACTTAATATCACAATTATACAAGCCATTGCACATCGTCACgtgatatatatatgtttatgtgtatagtgttgtttttttcttctcggAGAAGCTAAAGAGCAGACGGCTTTGATTCAGAGAGActcctctgcagcttcacatcCACAATCCTTCGATTCACAACATAAAATGAACTCAACGTCTGAGTGTCTGTCACTCGAGAGTTCAGTTTTTGAGAGGGCCTTCTCCGAGTCTGTTCACTCAAGTGCTAAAATCAGTGGTGTGACTGTACAGCAGGTGGGTAGTCCTCAGGTGACAGGTGAGAGCTGTGGAGGCGGACCTGTGTGCGggtggtgttttatttttggctGTGCTGGGGTCGGGTGGGGGGTGGTGCCGGGCACTACGGAGGCAGCAGCGGGGGCTTGAAGGTGCAGGCTCCGGTACACTGACGAGGGGTGAGCATCTTGCAGGAGAAATGGTGAAGGGCGTCATGAGCTTCTGGGGAGGAACAAGTCCATCAATGAGAACATGAAGAACAAACACTCGCTCTCAGTAGTGCTCAGTGTACAGGTGTGAGTTTGGTTGTTGGCCTAAATGCTGCTCTTAAAGGACTGGTTCACAATTTTCTAGTCTGCCTTGGAACAATTCTCACACgtccatatttacatttagacaGGTTTTGGTCGTTGTTCCTATTGTCCATAAAGAAATTGGTGCTCAACATGGTCTCAGTGTAAGTGATGGAGGACAACAGTCACAGTCCTCATCTGTGTAACAGGagtaaaatgttggcattgtacgCTTCTGCAGCCCACAGACAGGATAAATCAAGTGTTTATACGTATCAAAATCAAGATTTATACCAAACatctcatgtcatgtcatgtcatgacAGCTAGGTAAGATGGCTGAAGACTTAAGGACCACTGTTTGAGGCCGTGTTTCACGATTTGTAATCAGGAAACAGGATATTTCAACAAGACGTCAGGATATTTTCCAGCCATCTTTAAGTCAACCAAAGCGTGTTTTTcgagccaaaacatgatctttttgtttcttgtgcCTCAAACTTACCAGAACAAAACCACAGTGCTGTCACAATGTAAAATTGTTTAGGTGAAGCAACATAAAGTTTCAACAGAACCGTATGACGGTGTAAGAAGAGATTTATTTCATTACGTACTACAGACTGcgttattttattttcttgtttattttgacATTATAAACCAATTAAATTTAACCAGCCTTACAATAAGTATTGTTCATATAGTACATACGAAAACTTACAAATTTAACGCATCTGTGGTTCAGGTGAatgtacaatgccaacattttattgtgttgcagctCCAGTCCTCTGAGTTACACTATTTTTATACAAAATGTCCTTTGTGTTCTTTTGCACCAGATTTCCATGCAAGTGTAGtttaattttcagttttcagaAATTTGGCAGAGGAAAATGAGAATGTGTTTTCCATCTGGCACTGAATATTCTAACAAGGAGTCAAACAGCTGGTGGTGCTAATTCTCCAGTCACAATTCATTACACCAGTGCAGAGGAAGAGGGCGCGGCGACATGATGTCATCAAAAGAGCGCCGGTCGAACCTCAAACTGTAAAAGACATGATGGAAATATGTCCTTTATGTTTGGTTTGTGTATTAAATGCACCGTGTGGAATTTCTTCCGATAGTCGTCTCTGAGTCAAAGAAgtgaaaacatacaaacaaaatgaCCATCAGGATAAAGTCAGTTCACAACTCTAAACTACTGAGTATATTACAATGGTTGAGTTGTTTCAAAACAACAATGCAGAAatgatacataatatatattaaatcaaataaaggTTATTGTCTCCTCACTGCAGATCTGCTGATTTACACTCTGTAGTAGACGTTTAAGTCGCTTCATGTTTCTGTTGCACTTTGTCACATTTTGCTTTTATACAGCACACCGACTTTAACACCTCAGCCTCAGATGTTTTGGTGATCTTACTTAGAAGGTTTCCTCCCTGAGCTGTGGTGGAGGGTTCGAAACTACATGATTGCCGAAGCCTCAAATGAGCTTTTGTGCAGCTGCAAGTGTGGATTTTCTCATCACTTACGTTGTAATTGCTTTAAGAAAATAATCTCTTTGCAGCCAGAATGGACAGGAAGAACAATTAAAGCGACTATTTAAGTAAATCTGGGCATGTGAGTGTTGTTTTAAgtcagatttgaaaaaaatatgaacttatcctttaatgctGTCCTACAGTAAATATCTACCACACTGATCACAGgagatgtaaataaaaaaaaagtagcacttgcatatttatgtttatgtaaaaAGCTGACATGTGTTCATGTTCCTGTTCTGGACCAGATAAATTACCTTTTAGCTTCTGCTGTATTGCATAACGAGCCTTTCTCTCTTGGTCCAACTCGCTGCACAAAGTGTCTATCCAAAAATAagatgaatacaaaaaaaaaaaaaaaagaattggtcaaaaaaaagactgaagatGTGAGTGTAGCATCTGTAGTAGAGGAGTGTAATGTATGCCGCCTGCCCCTATGGTATTTAGAGTGACCCCTCTGTGTACTTGAACCCTGTATTTAAACTACGGTAACCTTACACCAATCCTTTAACGGGCCGCATTAGTTGCTGTCTACTTCATGTAACTGATACAGCACTACATAATGGCCTGTCTGTTCAATTTTCCAGAGCATGATTTAGGAGAAAATAACCTTTGCAAACAAAACAGTGTGGTTTCAGTTTCACCTTTAAGATATTTAATAATTTACTCAactgcaggagaaaaaaagacgGAGTTTACAGGAAAAAGGCCGGACGAGAACTGACAAGGTTTCAATATGCAAGTGTCACTTTTCCTTTCTGTTTCAGTGTAAAGGCTACTTGCTTTCCGATTGATTGATACGGCTTGCATTACTCTTTTGTGGCTCAATTTTGTCCCCCCCCATAAACTTAAAGAGCACTGATCTACATCCGCTTTACAGTCATAATCTATGGAGGCACGACGTACAGAGAGAGACCAACCTCGAACAATCTGCAGCTGCTGGACCATTTCCTCTCTGTAGGACAGCTCACGCTTCATTTGATCCTGAAAATTATCTGAAGAGTACCGAAGGCCACATCAGATGGAGACGCTCTGACATTGAgcacatttaaagaaacattccTGGATTCAAAGGACAGCACAACGTCTAACATCGAGGCTGCAAACACAGGAGGTGTAAGATCCAAACAAAGACGGAGAATCATCATCAGACTCACTTTGTGTCCTACCTTTCAAATGCTGAAACTCTCTCTCCAGCTTTTTCCTCAGCTCGACTTGTTCCACAAGCTGCTTCTGCAACTCCTCTGtgaaagacaaaagacaaagtgtGTTAGTGTCAGCCGGAGTGTGTTATAATACACATATGATGACATCATCTAAATAATTCAGCAAAGATGTTTGACATTGTGCATCTTTTGTAAACTTATTTTAAGGTGATGGTCACTGACTCTTTCTCCAGCCACCTAAACTTGTATTTTCAGGGTAATtcctttgacaaaaaaaaaaaaaaaaagacaaaaatcctAAAAAGAATTGTGTGTTAATATCATTATTGTAGATAAATTTCAGGATATGCTTTATCTGTGTACTACACAGAAAAAGACTGCAGTTGGGAGCAAggacaaaaacactgattaataaataaacaaataactgGACAAATAAGgtgacaaaaaatacaaatgtatataTGCTTAaatttataataaccatcatcaataaatggtaaatgtataattaattaAACTTGAGTTAGCAGTTGTTCTAGTTCTTCATAACTCATTTATTAAGAAAGTATTTATTGTGAAGTTGCAGCTCGTGTTGATAAGACTTTAAACGATTcataaatacagtgttgttcATCTTTATACACTGCCTGTATGGACATTATGAAGACGcagctgatttttttaaacCCCTAACAGTCACTTAATTAACTGTGTTGCCGTTGTGTGTCAGTATATTAAAAATCAACATGGCGGACACATCCAAGCTCTCCTCTGTCtgatactttatacttccacttcacCCCATTTTAGAGACACATATAAccctttttactccactacatttatttgataaatgaaGTTATTAGTTACTTGGCAGATAACAGCATCAGAGAAAAAGTAGCACATTTGTAAATTGATTCATTTACCAATTCATTTTGATTTGAGTGGGAAAATGCTGAGATCAGTGACAGATTTTGAACACAGAGCAGGAAATATATCGACTGGCCGTGCAGGATGATACAgggatggaatgtaactaagtagattTACTCAACTACTGCGTTAGTAGAAtattgaggtacttgtactctACTGGAGTATTTAGCctacattttctgctactttagaCTTACACTCCAAAACATTTTAGAGacaaatatttaactttttactccactaaaCGTTTTATAAGTTAAGTTTCTAGTTACTTTGCGTTTGATTACATGTTGTGTCAGAGCAGAATAGCTCATTTGTAAATTAATTCATGAACTGATTAATGTATTTTACACTGACTCCTATAAGTGGAACAATGCTGAGATTATTGGCCACTCAGGTAAACAGTCGATTCAtagtatacagtacatatgtAACTGTATACATTACtgatacttttgatacttacaAATAATATCAGACAgcaagacttttactcaagtagtttcacttttaccaaagtaatattttaacatgatatctttcCTTTTACTCAAACATGGCTAAAAACAAACGCATTTTAAACTGTGATTTCATTGGAAGTAAGTGATGGAAtgtaaataagtacatttactgaacTACAGAGCATTTCCaatttctgctactttattcttccactGAAGTataaaatgttgtactttttactccactacatgtatgtgataacttcagttactagttacttttaaaattactgcatcacagccaaagttgcagaaattaattaatcagtaatcagaCGAAAAATGTTGAGTATTGGACCAGTAACTGGCCAGGCGGGCAATAAGACAACCTGAAATATAGGCCTACACAATATACGATTATGTGtcatatatatatgattattattatgattatatgatttacttgtacttttggtATTTAAGTACATTAAATATCAGATACCTAAAGAATTTTACTCAAATATTATTCATGAGTGACTTtcattttttcagatttctttttttttgacaatgtTTTTACTTTGACTCTCTTATATAATTCTACTGGGGATTATTTACAGCACTGATGATGCATGTGTGTTAAAAAACGGCGCATTTTAAACCGTAAAACAATAATAAGTCAAAATtagtatattattatattattatcaaaTAATAAGTCAAaaactataaatatatatctttaaaaaaattatcattctttttttgGCACGCTGAAACAAACctcatctgacacacacacacacacgcgcgcgcatcTGATAACAATCTCAACACAAATATCTTCAAacaataaagattcttcttcttccatcaATCTGATCCCACTTGATGTGATAAATTTCGACGTTCTCCTCATGAAGACTGATCTCAGCTCAGTAAACCGACTTCAGGTGCGTTTCCACCCTCGCTCAGATCCATGTGCGCGCTGCTGCCTGTCGCTGCTGCCGCGGTATAATTGCCAAGCATCGCCCGGAGCTGGAGACGATAATAATGGAGTCCCAGGGTTTTTCCAAGCGTTGTAAAATAATTAGCTGGCGTGCCTCGGGGTTATGGCTCTGTTCGTTAAAATATTAATAGCCTCTAAACGATTTCCTCTTACAATAATAAGTCAAAAACTCCCACATCTCGTGATTAAGTGGTTTAACAACTACGGGAACACTTTAGGCCCGAAAATGTAAATTCACATTTGGATTTTGGCACGTCATCTTTAGCAGGCCGGCGGCGCTGAGCTGCATTTAAATGAGGCTGAAATAAACGTTTAATATTCATATCACACAcccctttttttatgtttgataattaaacagttaaatttggggtttaaaggtgcaattcaATCAGCAAAATATTGGCTTCAATTTAATTTCTcgcatttgaaaataaatatccGTCTTGGTTAAATGTGGTGACCAGGTCCTATTAATATGTACCTGCTGGCTGGAGACACATGAACCCGAATTACAATCAACACAGGAATAATTGCTGCTGATGATTAAAATCACCTGCTgcaccttttctctctcctttgtcTCCCGCTGATGCTGAAAGCAGCCTCTTACCTTTGGCCATGTTCTCCAGGTCTCTCTCATGCACGCTGATGTCGATGCGTAAAGCTCCATCGGCTGCACGGAAACAATCAAACACGCAATTCAACGCACAAATAAATCTTTTCAGTATGTTTTTAAAACGCTGTCGCAAGAGACACAGGGAGCAGCTGAGGGCGTGGATTTTGAATTGAGCCTGAATTAACAACCTTGTCTGTCCTTCAGCTCCGGATGAGACGTCGCAGTGCGTTGATTCTGCAGTTCAGACACGTGATGGACGCCtggaacaacaaaaagaaacacacacattctcagctGAAAACGACCCGATTGGCACAAATAACCAAATGATAAATGGCTCCAGTAATTACCGTTAGATCTGCCCGATTGTTTGGGCTCGTGCAGGTGCGCGTGGCCGTCCTTCTCCTGAGCGTACACCTGTAAGAACGAAGCACATGCTCGTGTTGAACAACAGCGCGCCAATTACGCTTCATTTACTGATTCTTCACGTAATTgaggcctttttctttttctttttttcttcaaagcGCTGCAATTTGTTCGTGGAGACGTTGAGCTAAATCCTGaaagaaaacagatttaaaagcACCAATTTTGGGGGAAATGCGTCTCATAATAATTGgagaaacattttaatatgaATAAGTGAAACACAGATGAGGATAAATGAGGTACTTTAATAACCCTGATTTAAATCGGCAATAGATAAATGAATATTAAAGGGGCTTCGTCCTTTTTTTTAAGAGCTGCTCAAAGGCACTTCGGCACCACAATTGAATGATATTTCTCCCAAACACTTCGccgaaattaaaaaaaaaaaaaaaaaggaaaacgtgCCCATCAAATGTCTCCATCTGATCCTTTTTAAATTCCACACCAATTGATcctgattacatttttatggGCCTAAACTCTGGTCATACTCTCCGCTCACTACTGCGACAGTTCAGCGTCCCCCCACGGGGATCATTAAACTTTCATTTAATCTAATCTTACTTCATGAAGAGGGGAGCCATTACGCATCCGTCTGTCCTCATCTGATGACCCAGTGTGCAGAGAGTCCTCCGGTGATGCAGCTGCTGCCGGGCTGGAGACCTCAGGCTGCTCCTGACTCTCCTCAGCACCAGAAGAGACCCGGTCCGGGACAGGGGAGTCGTGGTGGTCCCGTCCTGGTGAGATCTGGATCGGCTCGTTCTCGTCTTGCCCGCGGTTGGACTCCACGTCCACGTCCgggtcgtcgtcgtcgtcgtccaCCACGCTGTCCCTGTCCGGTGACACCGATCTGTAACTAGAGCTCTCGCTGATAAAATCCGGGGACAGGTAGCCAGGGCGCACGCCGTAGCCGTCCCGGTTGCCGTAGAGTTTAGCGATGGTCTCCGCGTCTTTGACCACAGGTCTGAAGGCCGAGATGTAgctgattttcctctgagggGTCTCGTCCCCTGACTTGTCGTCGTCGTTCCTAGAGGAGGACTGGGAGCTGGAGCAGCGCTCTCCGCCGTCCTGCTGGTGGTTGGAGTGATGGTTGGAGTCTTTGGGTGTGTTTGCGCCGCGGTCGCTTTGGTCCGATAAGTCCAGCTCGCCTTGCCGGATGCCTGGCAGCTCTGGAGGAGGTTTGGGTGGAGAACCCGGGTAAGGGGGCATTGATAGGCCGCCAGCTGTGGGCCAGAACATGGGGAAGGCGGGGTAGATGGTGTCCTTCGCGCCGGGCCAAAACACGCCAGAAACGTTGGTTTTGCTCGCGTCAGGAAGACCGTCGCTCTTCTTCTGACACAGGCCGTAGCTCGGGAAGCCATATGGGTGGTGTGGGAACAGAGGTGGAGGGATTTTCTGAAGCATGCCAAAGCTCTTGCTGGGCACTGGGATGACTGGGTAGGTCCGAGCGCCGCCCGCCAAACTCAGGTTGTTACTCCCCTGATCCTCGTTGCAGCGTAACGTTTTGTGAGGGATCTCAGGGGAGCTGGTCGGAGCCAGGCTGGACGAGGCCTGAGACTTCATGGACGAGGACATCCCCGACCCGTTCATGGGCAGAGTCCTCTTTCTGCTCCCGCCGTTGAACATGGCCTTTACATCCTCCCACGCGTGATTAATGTCCTCAGACTTTTTGTCCGTCAGTTTCAGGTGGCGCCTCCACGAGTTGAAGTTGGCCGCGTCCGGCTGCAGGTACTTTGACTCTGTGGTGCGGTGGGAGTGGAAAATGAATTTATTCGGGGAGAAGTACATGTTGCAGAAGCTGCACTTGATGCACTTCGCTCTGGAGCTGTTGTACCTGGCGGGGATGAAGCTGCCCCTGCTGCCCCACGCACACTCGTGAAACACGTCAAAAGCGAAATTCTCCGGCAGCTTCGGCGGGCTGTGCGCTCCCAGGAACGACTTGCAGAGCCGCTCGGCCTCCCGCTTGGTGATCATGCCGCAGCGCCTGGAGGAGATGGGCATGGCCCCGGCGCGCCGAAGGAGCTCCAGCTGGACGGGGGTGCACTGCACGCAGGTGATGCCCAGAGCCACCCGGCGGTTGTGGATCTCGTTGTAGCTGTAGTTCTTCAGGAGGGTGTTGGAGATCTGCGCCAGGCAGAGTCTCTCCTTCCCGTCTATGACCAGACACACGATGGGCACCCCGTACAGGGAGGTCTCGCTCACTTGGTTCGGTTTGAGGGAGCTCGGGCTGGAGAAGCTCGGTGCGTCCTGCTTTGAACTCGGGGAGGAGCTGGCGTCTCGTCCCGCGTCTCGAAGCTGTCCGGGCATCGACTCCATCCCTGGACGCCTGTCAATCAAAGAGGAGACGGGAGTGACCCGGGGGGGATTGTGACAGCAAGGGAAGCGTCAACATTTACAAAGCAGCACGAGGAAACAAAATAGTgcttaaagacaaaacaaaaag from the Sparus aurata chromosome 4, fSpaAur1.1, whole genome shotgun sequence genome contains:
- the LOC115579753 gene encoding SKI family transcriptional corepressor 1 homolog-B-like isoform X1; the protein is MRERRPGMESMPGQLRDAGRDASSSPSSKQDAPSFSSPSSLKPNQVSETSLYGVPIVCLVIDGKERLCLAQISNTLLKNYSYNEIHNRRVALGITCVQCTPVQLELLRRAGAMPISSRRCGMITKREAERLCKSFLGAHSPPKLPENFAFDVFHECAWGSRGSFIPARYNSSRAKCIKCSFCNMYFSPNKFIFHSHRTTESKYLQPDAANFNSWRRHLKLTDKKSEDINHAWEDVKAMFNGGSRKRTLPMNGSGMSSSMKSQASSSLAPTSSPEIPHKTLRCNEDQGSNNLSLAGGARTYPVIPVPSKSFGMLQKIPPPLFPHHPYGFPSYGLCQKKSDGLPDASKTNVSGVFWPGAKDTIYPAFPMFWPTAGGLSMPPYPGSPPKPPPELPGIRQGELDLSDQSDRGANTPKDSNHHSNHQQDGGERCSSSQSSSRNDDDKSGDETPQRKISYISAFRPVVKDAETIAKLYGNRDGYGVRPGYLSPDFISESSSYRSVSPDRDSVVDDDDDDPDVDVESNRGQDENEPIQISPGRDHHDSPVPDRVSSGAEESQEQPEVSSPAAAASPEDSLHTGSSDEDRRMRNGSPLHEVYAQEKDGHAHLHEPKQSGRSNGVHHVSELQNQRTATSHPELKDRQADGALRIDISVHERDLENMAKEELQKQLVEQVELRKKLEREFQHLKGRTQNNFQDQMKRELSYREEMVQQLQIVRGWSLSLMTPFTISPARCSPLVSVPEPAPSSPRCCLRSARHHPPPDPSTAKNKTPPAHRSASTALTCHLRTTHLLYSHTTDFST
- the LOC115579753 gene encoding SKI family transcriptional corepressor 1 homolog-B-like isoform X3 encodes the protein MESMPGQLRDAGRDASSSPSSKQDAPSFSSPSSLKPNQVSETSLYGVPIVCLVIDGKERLCLAQISNTLLKNYSYNEIHNRRVALGITCVQCTPVQLELLRRAGAMPISSRRCGMITKREAERLCKSFLGAHSPPKLPENFAFDVFHECAWGSRGSFIPARYNSSRAKCIKCSFCNMYFSPNKFIFHSHRTTESKYLQPDAANFNSWRRHLKLTDKKSEDINHAWEDVKAMFNGGSRKRTLPMNGSGMSSSMKSQASSSLAPTSSPEIPHKTLRCNEDQGSNNLSLAGGARTYPVIPVPSKSFGMLQKIPPPLFPHHPYGFPSYGLCQKKSDGLPDASKTNVSGVFWPGAKDTIYPAFPMFWPTAGGLSMPPYPGSPPKPPPELPGIRQGELDLSDQSDRGANTPKDSNHHSNHQQDGGERCSSSQSSSRNDDDKSGDETPQRKISYISAFRPVVKDAETIAKLYGNRDGYGVRPGYLSPDFISESSSYRSVSPDRDSVVDDDDDDPDVDVESNRGQDENEPIQISPGRDHHDSPVPDRVSSGAEESQEQPEVSSPAAAASPEDSLHTGSSDEDRRMRNGSPLHEVYAQEKDGHAHLHEPKQSGRSNGVHHVSELQNQRTATSHPELKDRQADGALRIDISVHERDLENMAKEELQKQLVEQVELRKKLEREFQHLKGRTQNNFQDQMKRELSYREEMVQQLQIVRGWSLSLMTPFTISPARCSPLVSVPEPAPSSPRCCLRSARHHPPPDPSTAKNKTPPAHRSASTALTCHLRTTHLLYSHTTDFST